In Drosophila subpulchrella strain 33 F10 #4 breed RU33 chromosome 3R, RU_Dsub_v1.1 Primary Assembly, whole genome shotgun sequence, the following are encoded in one genomic region:
- the LOC119551230 gene encoding glutathione-specific gamma-glutamylcyclotransferase 1: protein MAHYSGHRQPAEVPAHFKNLFTNGQLGAAEENNNNNDQNEQENRPSNNNNNEGPLDPACWVFGYGSLCWHPGFTYTKCITGYIRGYVRRFWQGNVTHRGCEEKPGRVATLVEDKEGITWGCAYRITGSTALDYLKQRECTLGGYATIDTKFFPRVASQDTPFSGEAVEVLVYVATPENIHWLGDDPVEEIAQQIVSCRGPSGHNAEYLLRLALFMHEEIPGVRDDHLFELERLVLEELYRRQIPLSSVMGRNPDRIRRDSHEDIRRPPSFEFTSRVPDTKLRCLNI from the exons ATGGCCCACTACAGTGGTCATCGCCAGCCGGCGGAGGTGCCGGCtcattttaaaaatctctTCACCAATGGTCAGTTGGGAGCAGCCGAggagaacaacaacaataacgaCCAGAATGAGCAGGAGAATCGTCCgagtaacaacaacaacaacgaggGACCTTTGGATCCCGCCTGCTGGGTCTTTGGATATGGATCTTTATGCTGGCATCCGGGCTTCACCTATACCAAGTGCATTACGGGCTACATAAGGGGCTATGTCCGCCGATTCTGGCAGGGCAACGTCACCCACCGCGGCTGTGAAGAAAAA CCTGGACGTGTTGCAACGCTCGTTGAGGACAAAGAG GGAATCACTTGGGGCTGCGCCTATAGAATAACAGGGAGCACGGCACTGGATTATCTCAAGCAGCGCGAGTGCACACTGG GTGGCTATGCAACGATTGATACCAAGTTCTTCCCGCGCGTCGCCTCCCAGGACACGCCCTTTAGCGGCGAGGCGGTGGAGGTATTGGTGTATGTGGCCACGCCGGAGAATATCCATTGGCTGGGCGATGACCCGGTGGAGGAGATCGCCCAGCAGATTGTATCCTGCCGCGGTCCCAGCGGCCACAATGCCGAGTACCTGTTGCGCCTGGCGCTCTTTATGCACGAGGAGATCCCCGGCGTTAGGGACGATCACCTGTTTGAGCTTGAGCGCCTGGTCCTGGAGGAGCTGTACCGCCGCCAAATACCTCTGTCGTCTGTGATGGGCCGCAATCCGGATAGGATTCGGCGTGACTCGCACGAGGACATCCGCCGCCCGCCCTCCTTCGAGTTCACATCCCGTGTGCCGGATACCAAGCTGCGCTGCCTGAACATTTGA
- the LOC119551220 gene encoding 26S proteasome non-ATPase regulatory subunit 13: protein MSNPQANVTAYLAAQKKTTNKELAAEWTLIEELYNEKLWNELTIKLVAFVRHESLQDETALLQLYQNFLSTFETKINPYGLIQILEVVVDNIGDKKEAIDFLEKMKDKVKICDEAVWYLQVMQGNLYLSNLNDLNATKKIIEELRDVLEEAGNVTPVHGKYYMLASQYYRRVGKHSDYYRCGLQFLGCSLDDYPRDQWAQQAFFLGLAALLGDGVYNIGELLAHPILESLKGTENEWLMELLKAFNTGDINKFNDMKKIWSKIPDLAAQEVKLRQKISLLCLMEMTFKRTAIERAISFTDIAQETKLPAKEVELLIMKALALDLVRGEIDQVAGVVNMSWVQPRVLNRNQIVGMASTLDTWMGAITNMEKLMENRAAEILTN, encoded by the exons ATGTCCAACCCTCAGGCGAATGTCACCGCTTACCTGGCGGCCCAGAAGAAGACCACCAACAAAGAACTCGCAGCCGAGTGGACGCTGATCGAGGAGCTCTACAATGAAAA ACTCTGGAATGAGCTGACCATCAAGCTGGTGGCCTTCGTGCGCCACGAATCCCTGCAGGACGAAACGGCGCTGCTGCAGCTCTATCAGAACTTCCTGTCCACCTTCGAGACCAA GATCAACCCCTACGGACTCATCCAGATCCTCGAGGTGGTGGTGGACAACATTGGTGACAAAAAGGAGGCCATCGACTTCCTGGAGAAGATGAAGGACAAGGTGAAGATCTGCGATGAGGCCGTGTGGTATCTGCAGGTGATGCAGGGCAATCTGTACCTCAGCAACCTCAACGATCTGAATGCCACCAAGAAGATCATCGAGGAGCTGCGCGACGTCCTGGAGGAGGCGGGCAATGTGACCCCCGTGCACGGAAAGTACTACATGCTGGCATCCCAGTATTACCGCCGGGTGGGCAAGCACAGCGACTACTACCGATGCGGCCTACAGTTCCTGGGTTGCTCCCTGGATGACTATCCCCGCGATCAGTGGGCCCAGCAGGCCTTCTTCCTTGGTTTGGCTGCCCTCCTGGGCGATGGTGTCTACAACATAGGCGAACTTCTGGCGCATCCCATCCTGGAGTCCCTGAAGGGCACGGAAAACGAGTGGCTAATGGAGCTGCTCAAGGCCTTCAACACGGGCGACATCAACAA ATTCAATGACATGAAGAAAATCTGGTCCAAGATACCCGATCTGGCTGCCCAGGAGGTCAAGCTGCGCCAGAAGATCTCCCTGCTCTGCCTCATGGAGATGACCTTTAAGCGCACCGCCATCGAGCGCGCCATCTCCTTCACCGACATCGCCCAAGAGACCAAACTGCCCGCCAAGGAAGTGGAGCTGCTCATCATGAAGGCTCTGGCCTTGGATCTCGTGCGCGGCGAGATTGACCAAGTGGCCGGAGTGGTGAACATGTCGTGGGTGCAGCCGCGCGTTCTCAACCGCAACCAGATCGTCGGCATGGCCAGCACTTTGGACACCTGGATGGGAGCCATCACGAATATGGAGAAGTTGATGGAGAATCGTGCCGCCGAAATTCTCACCAATTAG